The proteins below are encoded in one region of Oryzias melastigma strain HK-1 linkage group LG9, ASM292280v2, whole genome shotgun sequence:
- the tmem230b gene encoding transmembrane protein 230b produces the protein MPARNILSNDFPAGRVKYSRLASDDDGYIDLQFKRSPPKVPYKAIALATVLFLIGSLLIIIGALLLAGYFGVTHTDRTVPVLIIGILVFLPGIYHLRIAYYASKGYPGYSYDDIPDFDD, from the exons ATGCCTGCTCGAAACATCCTGTCCAACGATTTTCCAGCCGGCAGAGTGAAGTACTCCAGGTTAGCTTCTGACGATGACGGCTACATCGATTTACAG TTTAAAAGGAGCCCACCCAAAGTACCATACAAAGCTATAGCTCTCGCTACAGTGTTATTCTTGATCGGGTCTCTCTTAATCATCATCGGTGCTCTTCTCCTCGCTGGGTACTTTGGAGTTACA CACACAGACCGAACAGTTCCTGTCCTCATCATTGGGATCCTCGTCTTCCTGCCGGGAATTTACCACCTACGGATCGCCTACTATGCATCAAAGGGATACCCAGGCTACTCCTATGATGACATCCCAGACTTTGATGACTGA